GTCCAGTCTCTGGCCGCAGAATTTCATAGTGCCTGACATTCTGGCATTTCCCGGCAGGATTCCCAGAATCCCATGGGCCAGCAGGCTCTTTCCGGATCCGCTGGCTCCGGCCACCGCCACAATTTCTCCGGCGGAAACCGTCAGGGAAAGGTCATGCACCAGTTCCAGTTCCCGGCGTTTCATTCCCCTGTCATACCGTTCAAAGGAAATACTCAGGTGTTCCACCTTTAACACAGGCTGTTTTTCTCTGTTTTCCATGAAATCCTCCTATTCATTTCCGCTGTTTGGATTCAGCAGGCGTTTCAGATTTTCCCCCGCCACATCAAACAGCATAACCGCCGCCAGAAGCATCAGTCCCGGAAATACAGCCATCCACCATTTTCCGGTGGCAATATGGTTCATGGATTCCGACAGAATCACGCCGATAGCCGGCACCTCCGGGGAAAAGCCGAATCCCAGAAAGGTAATGGCCGCCTCATGCATAATGGCATGGGGAAACAACAGAACCACTCCAATCAGATATACCGGCAGCACCTGGGGAAGCATATGCTCCCTGGCAACCTGCAGCCTGGTTTTCCCCATGCGGCAGGAGGCCTGCACATACTGTGCATTTCGAACCTGAAGCACCTCCGCCCGCACCAGCCTTGTCAGCTCCGGCCAGTGGGTCAGGGCAACGGCGACTGTCACCCCCAATCCTCCTCTGCCCATCATAAAAGAAATCAGTATCAGCAGAATCAGGTGGGGAATC
The Lachnospiraceae bacterium JLR.KK002 DNA segment above includes these coding regions:
- a CDS encoding ABC transporter permease: MNRETEKFWNRRRKTLWAVTGACLYLTVCLAAGLCISPERYGVDYQARFIAPCPEHPFGTDSMGRDMFFRSVRGLSNSIVVGILASAVSSLLALVFGVTAALKGGAADRFVNWCVDLCMGIPHLILLILISFMMGRGGLGVTVAVALTHWPELTRLVRAEVLQVRNAQYVQASCRMGKTRLQVAREHMLPQVLPVYLIGVVLLFPHAIMHEAAITFLGFGFSPEVPAIGVILSESMNHIATGKWWMAVFPGLMLLAAVMLFDVAGENLKRLLNPNSGNE